Proteins found in one Dermacentor silvarum isolate Dsil-2018 chromosome 8, BIME_Dsil_1.4, whole genome shotgun sequence genomic segment:
- the LOC125947541 gene encoding uncharacterized protein LOC125947541 produces MPCKCCVPRCRGNYTGDTKVHVFKFPRDQALRDAWIRAVPRENLTVTEHSRVCELHFMDEDIIRDATHTDQATGRVMTVPLSHVRLRPDAVPSKFPNHSSYLSRKTARREDPDSKRARIENAALQKAIAESNEAFIRAREEDKVNSVSELANHLRSQGMKFWDVIERNERLLLIHIVDDEAPWLKYSVCVKGDLSVTLHVMKTAVKKLGANLCVPEIANSKRGMVELLEGIEKWDCDLMSNSVAEICEAVCLLLDQLCTSQAEDDANCIQFLKEQVTLHLSKKQRRRYSADFMMFCCIVFTISPHAYAFIRSHGSITLPHPMTIRSVCSSYGMSPQQEHQSETFLSYMTTRISDLKDDQRFVTVMVDEIHIKPYFDYKGGNITGAAINRNEAANCALVFMVRSVTCKFKEVAHIVPVHRVEAEFLQKTLKDVICGLEKIGYRVMCVVSDNNSVNRKAMSLFESPPCNRIVYQHPSDPSRPLFFVIDPVHILKCIRNNWINQKNDQICFYFPEIQGDTPESERMQTASFATIRDLHSKECDQLLKYGYGLSRKALYPSSLERQDVKLALQIFNDYLPEALRALGAKHNLFSFEATATFVEIILKWWKIVNVKTPWKGERLRDHFQQPVLSIDNDPKIDFLHMFLKWLDEWKNKGFDNGTLTKETHAALEHTTYALVELARYSFEELGMSYVLFGKIQTDCLEDRFGKYRQLAGAQYHISIRQIYEVENKLRLQSTLPTVSPDQHWECVRKQVEALLPSSNVVVTSQALTKMQDVVPVLVYVAGYAVYGTLKKLKCEQCRDSLTVDKKITVSATNEHYGLVKQLDRGGLVYPSMFALNAVAHSYVVVEQLATEPALLMMPEQRQVVTKMTLQLLASEEQSDFDTCENGHTVELVLKHILRCSTNILLKNFCRKLNDKLLDAADKSKKKGKPQLSRPNNCMHCF; encoded by the exons atgccgtgcaaatgctgtgtacctcgatgccgcggaaactacacgggggacacgaaggtgcacgtcttcaagttcccgagagatcaagctctaagggacgcttggattcgcgctgtgccacgggaaaacctcacggtcaccgaacattccagg gtatgtgaacttcatttcatggacgaggacattattcgagacgcgacgcatacagatcaagcaactggccgcgtaatgacagtgccgctatctcatgtgcgccttcgcccagacgctgtaccgtcgaagttcccgaatcattcgagctacttgtccagaaagaccgcgaggagggaagatcctgactccaagcgcgcgcgaatagagaatgcagcccttcagaaagccatcgctgaatccaacgaggcatttatcagagcacgcgaggaggataaagtcaacagtgtgagcgaacttgccaaccacttaaggagccaagggatgaagttctgggatgttatcgaaagaaatgaaaggcttcttctcattcacattgtcgacgatgaagcaccgtggttgaaatactctgtttgcgtgaaaggagatttgagcgtgacactacacgttatgaaaacggccgtaaaaaagctcggtgcaaatctctgcgttcccgaaatcgctaacagtaaaaggggtatggtggaactcctggaaggcatcgagaagtgggactgtgacctgatgtccaactcagtcgccgaaatttgcgaggctgtttgtttactgcttgatcagctttgcacgtcccaagcagaagatgacgccaactgtattcaatttctgaaagagcaagtcaccttgcacctatcgaaaaaacagcgcaggcgctactctgctgatttcatgatgttttgctgtattgttttcactatatcgccccatgcatacgcgttcatacgtagccatggaagcatcaccttgccgcatcctatgacgataagatcagtgtgctcgtcttatggtatgagtcctcaacaagagcatcagagtgaaacattcctcagctacatgacaacaagaatttctgacctgaaagatgaccagcgctttgtcacagttatggttgatgaaatacatataaaaccttactttgactacaaaggaggcaatattaccggcgctgcaattaatagaaatgaagctgctaactgtgcgctcgttttcatggtgcgcagcgtgacgtgtaaattcaaagaagttgcgcacatcgtgccggtgcaccgagtagaggcggagttcctgcaaaagacgcttaaagacgtgatttgtgggctggaaaagattgggtaccgggttatgtgcgtcgtcagcgacaacaactctgtgaacagaaaagcgatgtcacttttcgaatcacctccgtgtaacagaattgtgtaccaacatccatcagacccttcaaggccgctgttcttcgttatagacccagtgcacattctaaaatgcatacgaaataactggatcaatcagaagaatgaccaaatttgtttctacttcccggagatccaaggagacacaccagaatcagagcgaatgcaaacagcgtcatttgcaacaatcagggaccttcacagcaaagagtgtgaccagctgttgaaatatggctatgggctgtcaagaaaagccctctacccttcgagtcttgaaaggcaggacgtaaagcttgctttacaaatcttcaatgactatttaccagaggcgttacgtgctcttggagcaaagcacaacctattctctttcgaggccacggctacattcgtcgagatcatactcaagtggtggaaaattgtaaacgtcaaaactccatggaagggagaaaggcttagagatcacttccaacaaccagtgctttccattgataacgatccaaaaattgacttcttgcacatgtttctgaagtggctggatgagtggaagaacaaaggttttgacaacggtactctgacaaaggagactcacgctgctctcgaacacaccacctatgcgcttgttgagctcgctaggtacagcttcgaagagcttggaatgtcatatgtcctttttgggaagattcagacagactgccttgaagatcggtttggaaagtataggcagctggcaggtgcgcaatatcacatctccatcaggcagatatatgaagtcgaaaacaagctgcgcctgcagagcaccttgcctacagtttcccctgaccagcactgggaatgtgtccgaaagcaagtcgaggcattgcttcccagcagcaacgttgttgttaccagccaggctcttacgaagatgcaggacgtcgtcccagtcctcgtctacgttgcaggttatgcagtatacgggacccttaaaaagttgaagtgcgagcaatgcagggactcgttgaccgtggacaagaagatcacagtctctgccacaaacgaacattatggtcttgtgaagcagctggaccgaggaggtttagtttatccatcaatgtttgcacttaacgcagttgctcatagctacgttgtagtagagcagctcgctacagagccagcactgcttatgATGCCTGAACAACGCCAGGTGGTAACGAAAATGACGCTACAATTGCTAGCTAGTGAAGAGCAGTCCGACTTCGATACGTGTGAGAATGGCCACACAGTTGAATTAGTGCTTAAACACATCCTGCGgtgcagcaccaacattctgctaaagaacttttgtaggaagctgaacgacaaacttctcgacgctgccgataaatcaaaaaaaaaaggaaagccacaactctcgaggccaaataactgcatgcattgcttctaa